Proteins encoded within one genomic window of Gasterosteus aculeatus chromosome 18, fGasAcu3.hap1.1, whole genome shotgun sequence:
- the rsph9 gene encoding radial spoke head protein 9 homolog isoform X1, with amino-acid sequence MDCSSSCCSLDLVAGNGCTLSVEHRAALQTSMVLLKKNYKFQRVLLWGKIFGLNRDYFIAQGRGEDEMLDKKNLYSFNCMDWFLLPSATDSMVEDASIAAKRRFIGDPSFVYERLEMSEGQGGAAEGEATVSEERRLAATVHQIDEDASVVPRGAFVKSPRGLVHVNRSFAGLSHSEAKKLDSFRHFRKAKNPNKKSIEEMGDLSPAIDFLDTLSDDIPEGSWSLQRECAGNVCVLRSLLWLGLTFYHLPMTPQHGYIYIGDGTKNLNLPFML; translated from the exons ATGGACTGCAGCTCGTCGTGCTGCTCTCTGGACCTGGTGGCCGGTAACGGGTGCACGCTGAGCGTGGAGCACAGAGCCGCCCTGCAGACCTCCATGGTGCTGCTGAAGAAGAACTACAAGTTCCAGCGAGTTCTGCTCTGGGGCAAAATATTCGGATTGAATAGGGACTATTTCATCGCCCAGGGCAGAGGAGAAGATGAGATGCTGGATAAAAAGAATCTCTACAG CTTCAACTGCATGGACTGGTTCCTGCTCCCCAGCGCCACCGACTCCATGGTCGAAGACGCGTCCATAGCTGCGAAGAGACGCTTCATCGGAGACCCGTCCTTCGTGTACGAGCGCCTGGAGATGAGCGAAGGACAGGGTGGTGCCGCGGAGGGTGAA GCCACAGTCAGCGAGGAGCGCCGGCTCGCGGCCACGGTGCATCAGATCGACGAGGACGCGTCCGTGGTGCCGCGCGGCGCCTTCGTCAAGAGTCCACGCGGCCTCGTCCACGTCAACCGCAGCTTCGCTG GTTTGTCTCACTCAGAAGCAAAGAAGCTCGACAGCTTCCGTCACTTTAGAAAAGCGAAGAATCCGAATAAGAAAAGCATCGAGGAAATGGGGGATTTGAGTCCAGCTATCGACTTCCTGGATACGCTGAGTGACGACATCCCTGAAG gatcaTGGAGTCTTCAGCGGGAATGCGCCGGTAACGTGTGCGTGCTGCGCAGCCTGCTGTGGCTCGGACTGACCTTCTACCATCTGCCGATGACGCCGCAGCACGGATACATCTACATCGGCGATGGGACCAAGAACCTGAACCTTCCCTTCATGCtgtga
- the rsph9 gene encoding radial spoke head protein 9 homolog isoform X2 codes for MDCSSSCCSLDLVAGNGCTLSVEHRAALQTSMVLLKKNYKFQRVLLWGKIFGLNRDYFIAQGRGEDEMLDKKNLYSATDSMVEDASIAAKRRFIGDPSFVYERLEMSEGQGGAAEGEATVSEERRLAATVHQIDEDASVVPRGAFVKSPRGLVHVNRSFAGLSHSEAKKLDSFRHFRKAKNPNKKSIEEMGDLSPAIDFLDTLSDDIPEGSWSLQRECAGNVCVLRSLLWLGLTFYHLPMTPQHGYIYIGDGTKNLNLPFML; via the exons ATGGACTGCAGCTCGTCGTGCTGCTCTCTGGACCTGGTGGCCGGTAACGGGTGCACGCTGAGCGTGGAGCACAGAGCCGCCCTGCAGACCTCCATGGTGCTGCTGAAGAAGAACTACAAGTTCCAGCGAGTTCTGCTCTGGGGCAAAATATTCGGATTGAATAGGGACTATTTCATCGCCCAGGGCAGAGGAGAAGATGAGATGCTGGATAAAAAGAATCTCTACAG CGCCACCGACTCCATGGTCGAAGACGCGTCCATAGCTGCGAAGAGACGCTTCATCGGAGACCCGTCCTTCGTGTACGAGCGCCTGGAGATGAGCGAAGGACAGGGTGGTGCCGCGGAGGGTGAA GCCACAGTCAGCGAGGAGCGCCGGCTCGCGGCCACGGTGCATCAGATCGACGAGGACGCGTCCGTGGTGCCGCGCGGCGCCTTCGTCAAGAGTCCACGCGGCCTCGTCCACGTCAACCGCAGCTTCGCTG GTTTGTCTCACTCAGAAGCAAAGAAGCTCGACAGCTTCCGTCACTTTAGAAAAGCGAAGAATCCGAATAAGAAAAGCATCGAGGAAATGGGGGATTTGAGTCCAGCTATCGACTTCCTGGATACGCTGAGTGACGACATCCCTGAAG gatcaTGGAGTCTTCAGCGGGAATGCGCCGGTAACGTGTGCGTGCTGCGCAGCCTGCTGTGGCTCGGACTGACCTTCTACCATCTGCCGATGACGCCGCAGCACGGATACATCTACATCGGCGATGGGACCAAGAACCTGAACCTTCCCTTCATGCtgtga
- the mrps18a gene encoding large ribosomal subunit protein mL66: MAARSVLRSVWTSFSSLKLVNTKVQQGMNIPQLSAVTIQSRGIRQVVEKQEGKTTTIEGQIADVPAAPEPPNPAAKCPIYRWNLQHKYNYTDVLLLSQFIRSDGGMLSKRITGLCPEEHRKIAVCVQMAQRAGLLPDHKPKLPEDHVPRRPKPQLNRYLTRWSIDTAKPIYRSGLKWCKKRMVVGNRLLQDNVRYGVKHLNIRH, encoded by the exons ATGGCAGCGCGCAGTGTGCTGAGGTCTGTATGGACCTCATTTTCCAGTTTGAAATTAGTGAACACGAAGGTCCAGCAGGGGATGAATATTCCACAACTATCGGCTGTAACCATCCAGAGTCGAGGCATCCGCCAAG tggtggagaagcaggagggcaaaacaacaacg ATTGAGGGACAAATAGCGGACGTTCCAGCAGCACCCGAGCCCCCAAACCCTGCAGCCAAGTGTCCCATCTACAGATGGAATCTGCAGCACAAATACAACTACACG GACGTCCTGTTGCTGAGTCAGTTCATCAGGTCAGACGGAGGGATGCTGTCAAAGAGAATCACTGGTCTCTGCCCAGAGGAGCATCGCAAGATCGCCGTCTGCGTTCAGATGGCTCAGCGAGCAG GTCTGCTTCCGGACCACAAACCCAAACTTCCAGAGGACCACGTCCCGAGGAGGCCCAAGCCACAGCTCAATAG ATACCTCACTCGCTGGTCCATTGACACGGCCAAACCCATATATAGAAGTGGACTGAAGTGGTGTAAGAAGCGCATGGTGGTTGGCAACCGGCTTCTCCAGGACAATGTGCGTTACGGTGTCAAGCACCTCAACATAAGGCACTGA
- the LOC144389447 gene encoding uncharacterized protein LOC144389447, with product MGEAMEAAMARLLQAQAQQVQSMAALQGTFDRLAENLTPRAPHASPTALLTKQTPGDDVEAFLEVFERTAEREGWPEDRWAHILAPFLTGDAQRAYQDLGTREATDYPTLKGAILAHYGHNLAGRAQRVHDWVYDPQGPVRSQVVRLGRLTRSWLVTGEGPAAIDRVVMDRCIRALPLDAKRWAAQNHPASVDELINLLENHRVSQQMTAGTCPAPRGLEGRAPIRPSATLLRPAPRTAPRPTPDRSEWRCFSCGQLGHIARQCPAGDVPMPSASTEEQHRPGRCLMTTCWTPPIPGSATVPVRVGNQDTSALIDSGSVEKRGHASR from the exons ATGGGAGAAGCAATGGAGGCCGCGATGGCCAGGCTTCTCCAAGCCCAGGCGCAGCAGGTGCAGAGCATGGCAGCCCTTCAGGGGACATTCGACCGGCTGGCTGAGAACTTAACCCCAAGGGCCCCTCACGCGTCCCCAACAGCTCTACTCACAAAGCAGACCCCCGGAGACGATGTGGAGGCCTTCCTTGAGGTCTTCGAACGAACGGCAGAACGTGAAGGCTGGCCGGAAGACAGGTGGGCACACATTCTGGCGCCTTTTCTGACAGGGGACGCCCAGAGGGCGTACCAAGACCTCGGGACCAGGGAGGCTACAGACTACCCAACGCTGAAGGGGGCCATCCTGGCCCACTATGGGCACAATTTAGCCGGCCGCGCCCAGCGGGTCCACGATTGGGTGTACGACCCCCAGGGTCCCGTGCGGAGCCAGGTGGTGCGCCTGGGGAGGCTTACCCGTAGCTGGTTGGTGACCGGGGAGGGTCCAGCTGCCATCGACCGCGTCGTTATGGACCGCTGCATCCGGGCCCTGCCTCTCGACGCCAAGCGATGGGCAGCCCAGAACCACCCCGCGTCGGTGGACGAGCTGATTAACCTACTGGAGAACCATCGGGTCAGCCAGCAGATGACGGCGGGGACATGCCCTGCTCCCCGAGGCCTTGAGGGACGGGCTCCGATCCGGCCATCAGCAACCCTTCTTCGCCCGGCTCCGAGAACCGCTCCGCGCCCAACACCCGACAGGTCTGAGTGGAGATGTTTTTCGTGCGGCCAGTTAGGACATATTGCCCGGCAGTGCCCTGCGGGCGATGTGCCCATGCCCTCCGCCAGCACGGAGGAACAGCACCGCCCAGGGAGGTGCCTCATGACTACCTGTTGGACCCCCCCAATACCCGGCTCCGCAACTGTGCCGGTTCGGGTCGGGAACCAGGACACCTCCGCCCTGATAGATTCGGGTAGTGTG gagaagaggggccACGCATCGAGGTGA
- the LOC144389404 gene encoding uncharacterized protein LOC144389404 isoform X1 — protein MIIGRDCPIFERFWGLRPRGGHDRASQPRPIRRGRPRAACAAHAPSGSSDEGPPEEARPLPPPPSTAPGGSNRAGGRTPDTDTATEGSQIPRGGEGGSLTEFSEFPLVADGMGNRKGQFATAQKEDDTLKHAWARVLAHDGQPIDPVSALSYPFFVTKNSLLYRMCQKGGQTVEQLVVPRPYTSKVLYLAHSHLMGAHLGMDKTRERIETRFYWPGMKRAVVDYCAGCPECQLVAPRPSVRHPLIPLPIIEEPFERLAMDIVGPLPKTSRGHRYILVIIDYATRYPEALPLRAATAKAVGKELFLLFSRVGIAKEILTDQGTCFMSRVLKEMLRLLQVKQLRTSVYHPQTDGLVERFNQTLKRMLKKVMEADGKNWDQLLPYVLFGVREVPQASTGFSPFELLYGRRPRGLLDVAKEAWESQPSPHRTIIEHVDQMRTRMAQVWPVVREHLQQAQQAQARVYNRGAQVRAFQPGERVLVLVPSADCKFLAKWQGPYEVVTRVNEANYQVRQPGRRRPLQLYHVNLLKKWQSLPGPPAQPTPALTARIPLPNVPMGDHLSPSQLQDLREVVWQHLDVFSDLPGRTAVATHDIRTEPGVTVRVKPYRVPEARREAIRQEVSRMLQLGVIEESHSAWSSPVVLVPKPDGSYRFCNDFRRLNDASQFDAYPMPRVDELIDRLGTARFISTLDLTKGYWQVPLTTRAREKTAFATPEGLYQYTVLPFGVHGAPATFQRLMDKILRPHQGYAAAYIDDIVIHSDDWETHLSRLRAVLGALRGAGLTANPKKCRLGLEEASYLGYRIGRGNVRPQDAKVEAILSWPRPKTKRQVKSFLGLVGYYQRFIPRYATMAAPLHDLTRKRGPDKVKWNTEANGAFECLRQALCTKPVLVTPAFSLPFLVHTDASEVGLGAVLSQVRDGEEHPVMYISRKFLPNERAYSTVEKEALAIKWALDKLRYYLLGRSFTLVTDHAPLKWMAQAKDSNARVTRWFLTLQDYKFTVEHRPGKEHANADALSRRDVCMWAGRRGPGFLLGWGSCGNPRVQVPRSTNQHQGQVTKRGYAPPPPGRQRAAQLRLMRLMK, from the exons ATGATCATTGGACGCGACTGCCCCATTTTTGAGAGATTTTGGGGTCTGCGACCGAGGGGAGGGCACGATAGGGCCTCCCAGCCAAGACCCATCCGACGCGGGAGACCCAGGGCTGCCTGTGCGGCCCACGCTCCGTCCGGTTCGTCCGACGAGGGCCCCCCGGAAGAGGCAAGACCCCTTCCCCCCCCGCCTTCGACTGCACCAGGAGGCTCCAACCGGGCGGGGGGCCGAACCCCCGATACGGACACCGCTACGGAGGGATCCCAAATccccagagggggggagggcgggagccTTACGGAGTTCTCAGAATTCCCCTTAGTCGCGGACGGGATGGGGAACAGAAAGGGCCAGTTTGCTACAGCCCAGAAAGAAGACGACACCCTGAAACACGCCTGGGCTCGGGTGCTCGCCCACGACGGACAGCCCATCGACCCGGTGAGTGCCTTGTCTTACCCcttctttgttacaaaaaatTCATTGCTGTATAGGATGTGCCAGAAAGGAGGGCAGACAGTCGAACAGTTAGTAGTCCCTCGCCCCTACACCAGTAAGGTATTGTATCTGGCCCACTCCCACCTTATGGGCGCTCACCTAGGGATGGATAAGACACGGGAGAGGATAGAAACCCGGTTTTACTGGCCCGGCATGAAAAGGGCAGTCGTGGATTATTGCGCCGGCTGCCCAGAGTGCCAACTAGTGGCCCCCCGGCCCTCAGTGAGGCACCCGCTAATCCCCCTGCCAATTATCGAAGAACCATTCGAGCGACTTGCCATGGACATTGTAGGTCCACTGCCCAAAACTAGTAGGGGTCATCGATACATCCTAGTGATCATAGACTATGCAACCAGATACCCGGAAGCTCTACCACTGCGAGCTGCCACCGCCAAAGCGGTGGGTAAAGAATTGTTCTTATTGTTCAGTAGGGTAGGAATAGCAAAGGAAATCCTCACTGACCAGGGCACTTGTTTCATGTCaagggttttaaaagaaatgttaagacTGCTACAGGTGAAGCAACTACGAACATCAGTTTATCACCCCCAAACGGACGGCCTGGTAGAACGGTTCAACCAGACGCTAAAACGGATGCTTAAGAAGGTAATGGAGGCCGATGGGAAGAACTGGGACCAATTGCTACCCTACGTTCTGTTTGGGGTAAGAGAAGTGCCTCAGGCGTCCACAGGGTTCTCCCCGTTCGAGCTGCTGTACGGGAGAAGACCCCGCGGACTTTTAGACGTCGCTAAGGAAGCCTGGGAGAGTCAGCCTTCACCCCATCGCACCATCATCGAGCACGTGGACCAAATGAGGACCCGGATGGCCCAAGTCTGGCCAGTAGTGAGGGAACACCTGCAACAGGCACAGCAGGCCCAAGCCAGAGTGTACAATCGGGGTGCCCAGGTACGTGCCTTCCAACCAGGAGAACgtgttcttgtgttggtccccaGCGCAGACTGCAAGttcctggctaagtggcaggGACCCTATGAGGTGGTGACACGGGTCAATGAAGCCAACTATCAGGTACGTCAGCCTGGCCGGCGCAGGCCCCTACAACTCTACCATGTTAACCTTCTTAAAAAATGGCAGAGTCTTCCAGGACCGCCGGCGCAACCCACCCCGGCCCTTACCGCTCGGATCCCGTTACCGAATGTGCCCATGGGAGACCATCTCAGCCCGAGTCAGCTGCAAGACCTACGTGAGGTAGTGTGGCAGCACCTGGATGTCTTCTCCGACCTGCCGGGCAGGACCGCCGTGGCCACCCATGACATAAGGACCGAGCCAGGAGTAACGGTTCGGGTGAAGCCGTATCGTGTCCCCGAGGCGAGGAGAgaggccatcaggcaggagGTGAGTAGAATGCTCCAGCTGGGGGTCATTGAGGAGTCCCACAGTGCCTGGTCCAGCCCAGTGGTACTGGTGCCCAAGCCAGATGGCTCTTACCGTTTTTGCAATGACTTTCGTAGACTCAATGACGCCTCCCAGTTCGATGCCTATCCTATGCCCAGGGTGGATGAACTGATAGACCGGCTGGGAACGGCCCGTTTCATCTCCACCTTGGACCTCACCAAAGGCTACTGGCAGGTGCCGCTGACAACTCGGGCCAGAGAGAAGACGGCCTTCGCCACCCCCGAAGGCCTATATCAGTACACCGTGTTGCCCTTTGGTGTCCATGGAGCCCCCGCCACATTCCAGCGGTTAATGGACAAGATTCTCCGGCCGCACCAAGGGTATGCCGCAGCCTATATCGATGACATTGTAATTCACAGCGACGACTGGGAGACTCACCTGAGCCGACTGAGAGCTGTTCTGGGGGCCCTTCGCGGGGCAGGCCTCACGGCAAACCCAAAGAAGTGCCGGCTGGGCCTAGAGGAAGCTTCTTACCTGGGCTACCGCATAGGACGGGGCAACGTGCGACCCCAGGATGCCAAGGTAGAGGCCATTCTCAGCTGGCCAAGACCCAAGACCAAGCGCCAGGTCAAATCATTCCTAGGTTTGGTGGGGTATTACCAGAGGTTCATTCCCCGCTACGCAACTATGGCAGCCCCCTTGCATGACCTGACGAGAAAACGGGGGCCGGACAAGGTCAAATGGAACACCGAAGCTAACGGGGCCTTTGAGTGCCTACGACAGGCTTTGTGCACCAAACCGGTGCTAGTAACgcctgccttctctctcccattccTAGTCCACACAGATGCGTCGGAAGTGGGACTGGGCGCAGTACTATCTCAGGTacgagacggagaggagcaccCGGTGATGTATATCAGCCGAAAGTTTCTGCCAAACGAACGCGCTTACTCtactgtggagaaggaggcgctcGCCATAAAATGGGCACTGGACAAGcttcgctactacctcctggggcgGAGTTTCACCCTGGTGACCGACCATGCCCCCCTGAAATGGATGGCGCAGGCAAAGGACTCCAACGCCAGGGTCACCCGCTGGTTCCTGACCCTCCAGGACTATAAATTCACGGTGGAGCACCGACCAGGGAAGGAACATGCTAACGCGGATGCACTGTCCCGGCGGGACGTTTGTATGTGGGCGGGACGGCGGGGTCCCGGCTTTCTGCTGGGGTGGGGGagttgtggcaacccacgggtgcaggtccctaggagcaccaatcagcaccaaggtcaggtgactaaaaggggatacgccccgcccccccccgggagacaacgagcggcacagctgcggctcatgaggctgatgaag tga
- the LOC144389404 gene encoding uncharacterized protein LOC144389404 isoform X2, whose product MIIGRDCPIFERFWGLRPRGGHDRASQPRPIRRGRPRAACAAHAPSGSSDEGPPEEARPLPPPPSTAPGGSNRAGGRTPDTDTATEGSQIPRGGEGGSLTEFSEFPLVADGMGNRKGQFATAQKEDDTLKHAWARVLAHDGQPIDPVSALSYPFFVTKNSLLYRMCQKGGQTVEQLVVPRPYTSKVLYLAHSHLMGAHLGMDKTRERIETRFYWPGMKRAVVDYCAGCPECQLVAPRPSVRHPLIPLPIIEEPFERLAMDIVGPLPKTSRGHRYILVIIDYATRYPEALPLRAATAKAVGKELFLLFSRVGIAKEILTDQGTCFMSRVLKEMLRLLQVKQLRTSVYHPQTDGLVERFNQTLKRMLKKVMEADGKNWDQLLPYVLFGVREVPQASTGFSPFELLYGRRPRGLLDVAKEAWESQPSPHRTIIEHVDQMRTRMAQVWPVVREHLQQAQQAQARVYNRGAQVRAFQPGERVLVLVPSADCKFLAKWQGPYEVVTRVNEANYQSLPGPPAQPTPALTARIPLPNVPMGDHLSPSQLQDLREVVWQHLDVFSDLPGRTAVATHDIRTEPGVTVRVKPYRVPEARREAIRQEVSRMLQLGVIEESHSAWSSPVVLVPKPDGSYRFCNDFRRLNDASQFDAYPMPRVDELIDRLGTARFISTLDLTKGYWQVPLTTRAREKTAFATPEGLYQYTVLPFGVHGAPATFQRLMDKILRPHQGYAAAYIDDIVIHSDDWETHLSRLRAVLGALRGAGLTANPKKCRLGLEEASYLGYRIGRGNVRPQDAKVEAILSWPRPKTKRQVKSFLGLVGYYQRFIPRYATMAAPLHDLTRKRGPDKVKWNTEANGAFECLRQALCTKPVLVTPAFSLPFLVHTDASEVGLGAVLSQVRDGEEHPVMYISRKFLPNERAYSTVEKEALAIKWALDKLRYYLLGRSFTLVTDHAPLKWMAQAKDSNARVTRWFLTLQDYKFTVEHRPGKEHANADALSRRDVCMWAGRRGPGFLLGWGSCGNPRVQVPRSTNQHQGQVTKRGYAPPPPGRQRAAQLRLMRLMK is encoded by the exons ATGATCATTGGACGCGACTGCCCCATTTTTGAGAGATTTTGGGGTCTGCGACCGAGGGGAGGGCACGATAGGGCCTCCCAGCCAAGACCCATCCGACGCGGGAGACCCAGGGCTGCCTGTGCGGCCCACGCTCCGTCCGGTTCGTCCGACGAGGGCCCCCCGGAAGAGGCAAGACCCCTTCCCCCCCCGCCTTCGACTGCACCAGGAGGCTCCAACCGGGCGGGGGGCCGAACCCCCGATACGGACACCGCTACGGAGGGATCCCAAATccccagagggggggagggcgggagccTTACGGAGTTCTCAGAATTCCCCTTAGTCGCGGACGGGATGGGGAACAGAAAGGGCCAGTTTGCTACAGCCCAGAAAGAAGACGACACCCTGAAACACGCCTGGGCTCGGGTGCTCGCCCACGACGGACAGCCCATCGACCCGGTGAGTGCCTTGTCTTACCCcttctttgttacaaaaaatTCATTGCTGTATAGGATGTGCCAGAAAGGAGGGCAGACAGTCGAACAGTTAGTAGTCCCTCGCCCCTACACCAGTAAGGTATTGTATCTGGCCCACTCCCACCTTATGGGCGCTCACCTAGGGATGGATAAGACACGGGAGAGGATAGAAACCCGGTTTTACTGGCCCGGCATGAAAAGGGCAGTCGTGGATTATTGCGCCGGCTGCCCAGAGTGCCAACTAGTGGCCCCCCGGCCCTCAGTGAGGCACCCGCTAATCCCCCTGCCAATTATCGAAGAACCATTCGAGCGACTTGCCATGGACATTGTAGGTCCACTGCCCAAAACTAGTAGGGGTCATCGATACATCCTAGTGATCATAGACTATGCAACCAGATACCCGGAAGCTCTACCACTGCGAGCTGCCACCGCCAAAGCGGTGGGTAAAGAATTGTTCTTATTGTTCAGTAGGGTAGGAATAGCAAAGGAAATCCTCACTGACCAGGGCACTTGTTTCATGTCaagggttttaaaagaaatgttaagacTGCTACAGGTGAAGCAACTACGAACATCAGTTTATCACCCCCAAACGGACGGCCTGGTAGAACGGTTCAACCAGACGCTAAAACGGATGCTTAAGAAGGTAATGGAGGCCGATGGGAAGAACTGGGACCAATTGCTACCCTACGTTCTGTTTGGGGTAAGAGAAGTGCCTCAGGCGTCCACAGGGTTCTCCCCGTTCGAGCTGCTGTACGGGAGAAGACCCCGCGGACTTTTAGACGTCGCTAAGGAAGCCTGGGAGAGTCAGCCTTCACCCCATCGCACCATCATCGAGCACGTGGACCAAATGAGGACCCGGATGGCCCAAGTCTGGCCAGTAGTGAGGGAACACCTGCAACAGGCACAGCAGGCCCAAGCCAGAGTGTACAATCGGGGTGCCCAGGTACGTGCCTTCCAACCAGGAGAACgtgttcttgtgttggtccccaGCGCAGACTGCAAGttcctggctaagtggcaggGACCCTATGAGGTGGTGACACGGGTCAATGAAGCCAACTATCAG AGTCTTCCAGGACCGCCGGCGCAACCCACCCCGGCCCTTACCGCTCGGATCCCGTTACCGAATGTGCCCATGGGAGACCATCTCAGCCCGAGTCAGCTGCAAGACCTACGTGAGGTAGTGTGGCAGCACCTGGATGTCTTCTCCGACCTGCCGGGCAGGACCGCCGTGGCCACCCATGACATAAGGACCGAGCCAGGAGTAACGGTTCGGGTGAAGCCGTATCGTGTCCCCGAGGCGAGGAGAgaggccatcaggcaggagGTGAGTAGAATGCTCCAGCTGGGGGTCATTGAGGAGTCCCACAGTGCCTGGTCCAGCCCAGTGGTACTGGTGCCCAAGCCAGATGGCTCTTACCGTTTTTGCAATGACTTTCGTAGACTCAATGACGCCTCCCAGTTCGATGCCTATCCTATGCCCAGGGTGGATGAACTGATAGACCGGCTGGGAACGGCCCGTTTCATCTCCACCTTGGACCTCACCAAAGGCTACTGGCAGGTGCCGCTGACAACTCGGGCCAGAGAGAAGACGGCCTTCGCCACCCCCGAAGGCCTATATCAGTACACCGTGTTGCCCTTTGGTGTCCATGGAGCCCCCGCCACATTCCAGCGGTTAATGGACAAGATTCTCCGGCCGCACCAAGGGTATGCCGCAGCCTATATCGATGACATTGTAATTCACAGCGACGACTGGGAGACTCACCTGAGCCGACTGAGAGCTGTTCTGGGGGCCCTTCGCGGGGCAGGCCTCACGGCAAACCCAAAGAAGTGCCGGCTGGGCCTAGAGGAAGCTTCTTACCTGGGCTACCGCATAGGACGGGGCAACGTGCGACCCCAGGATGCCAAGGTAGAGGCCATTCTCAGCTGGCCAAGACCCAAGACCAAGCGCCAGGTCAAATCATTCCTAGGTTTGGTGGGGTATTACCAGAGGTTCATTCCCCGCTACGCAACTATGGCAGCCCCCTTGCATGACCTGACGAGAAAACGGGGGCCGGACAAGGTCAAATGGAACACCGAAGCTAACGGGGCCTTTGAGTGCCTACGACAGGCTTTGTGCACCAAACCGGTGCTAGTAACgcctgccttctctctcccattccTAGTCCACACAGATGCGTCGGAAGTGGGACTGGGCGCAGTACTATCTCAGGTacgagacggagaggagcaccCGGTGATGTATATCAGCCGAAAGTTTCTGCCAAACGAACGCGCTTACTCtactgtggagaaggaggcgctcGCCATAAAATGGGCACTGGACAAGcttcgctactacctcctggggcgGAGTTTCACCCTGGTGACCGACCATGCCCCCCTGAAATGGATGGCGCAGGCAAAGGACTCCAACGCCAGGGTCACCCGCTGGTTCCTGACCCTCCAGGACTATAAATTCACGGTGGAGCACCGACCAGGGAAGGAACATGCTAACGCGGATGCACTGTCCCGGCGGGACGTTTGTATGTGGGCGGGACGGCGGGGTCCCGGCTTTCTGCTGGGGTGGGGGagttgtggcaacccacgggtgcaggtccctaggagcaccaatcagcaccaaggtcaggtgactaaaaggggatacgccccgcccccccccgggagacaacgagcggcacagctgcggctcatgaggctgatgaag tga